One Oryza glaberrima chromosome 11, OglaRS2, whole genome shotgun sequence genomic region harbors:
- the LOC127753996 gene encoding disease resistance protein PIK6-NP-like, with translation MAELTAGAVSSLLGLIRNAELMMSGRAKEDMQFIKDEMDSINGTLMYLTENKASHDDQVRAWMKQVRDIAYVADDCIMLYRRDLTPPEPGFWPWLRHVPTWLSTVPTRHRLAKKIHELKDRVREVGERRQRYGVVGEIPTKNAASSSGHGSQTAPSSDAAAATAAADARADEEDDDQNHAATATVVDGRPDRRRALEPRTLEDYCCENLHKWLKEFNTKRGSMVPFIAVEAPRPEDAAAVSSIVSYVAAEAAGFNPAVWVNLPLLHAEFDLPLEPWEILCYILGELKPRSQPVQAQGSRDQRKQKQEEGAKDDKAMGSDDDDDNLQSQASDEKWQVFDEMWEEIEKRNFDDRIEQLKTKIDSIKDKKTTNEIEKTVRSQEKVNLNALVYNKPLGILFLALLPPMPNDVKSVRRALRTLASGEANIIRKIAEALKIHMEASEVNKIHLSKKQYVNILREVFPTVSSTPLQQDKSTTKSTALGPSAAATMLGKDQIKEIVHKAILDKQLEKHLEVADAIEETKNKIGDIKEKIKVQLVIQGIVDKIKDHLEKDKRTLIILQDDKGFLSSCEETTMNALSLLGYTCADAMVVVITKESQVANKFCYPPREPITYSIAGLYHDTVLQLTSQQAKQNNNYNSQLFRDILDKCDPDEFCMKMFAHALYAEPNRSNNDLRKLYKTLVPQKSLASNATKASPEPDKSNAKKIFEFSYNDMPARYLSCLLYLAIFPQGQSIRRSTLQARWIVEGLITGKGDWPSANCAVRNAERCFDALIDRWLVYPGDVTAAGKVKSCMVDNLVHEFITKAAKKKQFVKESQLHHLAHHFSIFSNLRLRRSDNIEKFMQNLKYFSPYLQLLKVLDLEGCQSFDKNNHYLEDICNKVLLLKYLSLKDTNVAHLPNAINNLHELEVLDIRQAKVPEIDTKSIMLFNLKRLLAGQVYPSPRCNSTGMYLKRHEETISSSVRIPRKIEKMVKMEVMYSVNVSRDGNMLTEIGKLQQLRKLGVVIDDHDGHLRKLLQAISELSESLRSLSITLIGTGSEQTPSSEDIYADCLKQHPKLLESLSISGVTDKVQLLPLLAKGQGNSNLAKVTISGTKLKQKDLKDIAKLHNLCCFRLRHLSYDDEKITFEENEFLELKYLIIEGTNMMSIIFKQGAAPKIEKIILSFTSTTHIHGIVHLPNLKELELKGNNNDRKLVECLAAGAPHLSKLTLDGTLLDLNELKILANQLPSLRSLSLNGDIIPVSGDTRH, from the coding sequence atggctgaGCTCACGGCGGGCGCCGTGAGCTCGCTGTTGGGCCTCATCCGCAACGCGGAGCTGATGATGTCGGGCCGCGCCAAGGAGGACATGCAGTTCATCAAGGATGAGATGGACAGCATCAACGGCACCCTCATGTACCTCACCGAGAATAAGGCCTCCCACGACGACCAGGTCCGGGCGTGGATGAAGCAGGTCCGTGATATCGCCTACGTCGCCGACGACTGCATCATGCTCTACCGCCGCGACCTCACCCCGCCGGAGCCGGGCTTCTGGCCCTGGCTCCGCCACGTCCCGACGTGGCTGAGCACGGTGCCCACCCGCCATCGCCTCGCCAAGAAGATCCACGAGCTCAAGGACCGTGTCCGCGAggtcggcgagcggcggcagaggTATGGAGTGGTGGGGGAGATCCCGACGAAGAATGCGGCGTCTTCTTCCGGCCACGGGTCTCAGACGGCGCCGTCTTCTGATGCTGCGGCGGCCACAGCTGCAGCTGATGCTCGAGCAGATgaagaggacgacgaccagAATCATGCAGCAACGGCGACCGTCGTCGATGGTCGTCCTGACCGCCGAAGAGCTCTAGAGCCTCGCACTCTAGAGGACTACTGCTGCGAGAACCTGCACAAGTGGCTTAAGGAATTCAACACAAAGAGGGGTTCAATGGTGCCATTTATCGCTGTTGAGGCACCGCGTCCAgaggatgccgccgccgtttcttcaATAGTCTCGTatgtggcggcggaggcagctggTTTCAATCCCGCAGTCTGGGTCAATCTCCCGCTGCTGCACGCGGAATTTGATCTGCCACTTGAACCCTGGGAAATTCTCTGCTACATCCTGGGGGAGCTCAAGCCTAGATCCCAGCCCGTACAAGCACAAGGCAGCAGAGATCAACGCAAGCAGAAGCAGGAGGAGGGAGCCAAAGATGACAAGGCCATGGgcagtgacgacgacgacgacaaccttCAATCGCAAGCCTCCGATGAAAAATGGCAAGTGTTTGATGAAATGTGGGAAGAGATAGAAAAAAGGAATTTCGACGACCGCATTGAACAACTCAAGACGAAGATCGACAGCATCAAGGACAAGAAAACGACCAATGAAATCGAGAAAACGGTGAGAAGCCAAGAAAAGGTTAATCTCAACGCTCTTGTCTACAATAAACCTTTGGGCATACTTTTCCTGGCATTGCTGCCTCCCATGCCAAATGATGTAAAGTCGGTGAGGCGTGCCCTGCGTACCTTAGCATCGGGCGAGGCGAATATTATCAGAAAAATTGCAGAGGCGCTTAAAATTCATATGGAAGCATCAGAGGTGAACAAGATTCATCTCAGTAAGAAGCAATATGTAAACATCCTGAGGGAAGTGTTCCCGACAGTCAGCAGCACGCCACTGCAGCAGGATAAATCTACCACCAAGTCCACTGCACTAGGACCAAGTGCTGCTGCTACTATGTTAGGCAAGGATCAAATCAAAGAAATTGTCCACAAGGCTATACTAGACAAGCAATTGGAGAAGCACTTGGAAGTGGCTGATGCTATTGAAGAAACTAAGAACAAGATAGGGGATATCAAGGAGAAGATTAAAGTCCAGCTGGTGATCCAAGGGATTGTGGATAAGATCAAAGACCATTTGGAGAAGGATAAAAGGACCCTGATTATCCTCCAAGATGATAAAGGCTTCTTGTCTTCGTGCGAGGAGACCACCATGAATGCTTTAAGTCTACTGGGTTACACTTGCGCTGATGCAATGGTCGTGGTTATCACAAAGGAAAGCCAAGTGGCCAATAAATTTTGCTATCCACCGCGAGAGCCTATTACCTATTCTATTGCTGGTCTCTATCATGATACCGTGCTCCAGCTTACAAGTCAGCAGGCGAAACAAAACAATAACTACAATTCCCAGCTTTTCCGTGACATCTTGGACAAGTGTGATCCAGATGAGTTCTGCATGAAGATGTTTGCTCATGCTTTGTATGCTGAACCCAATAGGAGCAACAATGATCTGCGCAAGTTGTATAAAACCCTGGTTCCACAAAAATCGCTAGCCAGTAATGCTACCAAGGCTAGTCCTGAGCCTGACAAAAGCAATGCTAAGAAGATATTCGAGTTCTCATACAACGACATGCCTGCAAGATACTTGTCCTGCTTGCTGTACCTAGCTATCTTCCCTCAAGGCCAAAGCATCAGGAGATCAACCTTACAAGCACGGTGGATTGTAGAAGGGCTGATAACCGGGAAGGGCGATTGGCCTAGTGCAAACTGTGCCGTGCGTAATGCTGAGAGATGTTTTGACGCGCTCATCGATCGGTGGCTTGTTTATCCAGGGGATGTTACTGCTGCAGGAAAGGTCAAGAGCTGCATGGTAGACAATCTTGTCCATGAGTTCATCACCAAGGCTGCCAAGAAGAAACAATTTGTGAAGGAAAGCCAATTGCATCACTTGGCTCACCACTTCTCTATTTTTAGCAATCTCCGACTCCGCCGCTCTGACAACATCGAAAAGTTCATGCAAAATCTCAAGTATTTTTCACCTTATTTGCAACTGCTCAAGGTGCTGGATCTAGAAGGCTGCCAATCATTTGACAAGAACAACCACTACCTCGAAGACATCTGCAACAAAGTTTTACTGCTTAAGTATCTGAGCCTAAAGGACACAAATGTTGCCCACCTGCCCAATGCTATCAATAACCTTCATGAGCTGGAGGTATTAGATATCCGGCAAGCCAAGGTACCTGAGATTGACACAAAATCTATCATGCTTTTCAATCTGAAGCGCCTACTGGCAGGTCAAGTTTATCCAAGCCCAAGATGCAATAGCACCGGCATGTATCTCAAACGACATGAAGAGACAATATCATCCAGTGTGCGGATTCCTCGCAAGATTGAGAAAATGGTTAAAATGGAAGTAATGTATAGTGTCAACGTTTCACGGGATGGTAATATGTTGACAGAGATTGGAAAGCTACAGCAACTAAGAAAGCTTGGTGTGGTTATCGACGACCATGATGGTCACCTCAGGAAGTTGCTTCAGGCGATCAGTGAGCTGAGTGAGTCCCTCCGGTCTTTATCGATCACTCTAATTGGAACAGGAAGTGAGCAGACTCCTTCCAGCGAAGACATATATGCAGATTGCTTGAAACAACATCCCAAGCTTCTAGAGAGCCTAAGCATCAGTGGAGTGACAGACAAGGTGCAGCTTCTACCATTGTTGGCCAAAGGTCAGGGCAACAGTAACCTTGCCAAGGTAACTATTAGTGGGACCAAGCTGAAGCAAAAGGATCTGAAAGACATCGCCAAGCTGCACAATCTGTGCTGTTTTCGGCTCAGGCATCTATCATACGACGATGAGAAAATCACTTTTGAAGAGAATGAGTTCCTGGAACTCAAGTACCTTATCATAGAGGGCACCAACATGATGAGCATTATATTTAAACAAGGAGCAGCCCCTAAGATTGAGAAGATTATCCTGTCCTTCACGTCCACAACTCATATTCATGGAATTGTTCACCTTCCAAACCTGAAGGAGCTTGAGCTGAAAGGGAATAATAATGATCGGAAGCTTGTTGAATGTCTTGCTGCCGGTGCTCCTCACCTTTCCAAGTTAACACTCGATGGTACCTTGCTGGATCTCAATGAACTGAAAATACTGGCCAATCAGCTACCAAGCTTGCGCAGCCTCAGTCTCAACGGTGACATTATCCCTGTCTCTGGTGATACAAGACATTAA